The nucleotide sequence CACCCCGGCGCCCGCGATCTGGGTGGTAGGAGTGGCCACCGAACGCGACGCTTTGGTGGCGGGTTGGCTTGACCCGCAACCGGAGCACACCACGATTGCCACACTCAGAGATACAGCGACCAGACCCAGTCGCATCCGGCCGAATTGCACGCGTTCGACGTTAACATCTGCCCAGGTGCGGGCGATCCGCCCGAGCTCGATGGGCGCCGCCGGAACTCAATTACGACAGTTTGTAGGACCAGGCCTGCCGGCCGGCTGATAGCGGGCTAAGATTCGTATCAGTGTTGGGTAAAGCGACCCTGTCCGCGCTGGATGTTTGGAGGAGCTGTTGACAGCCGAAGCGCCCCCTTTGGGAGAACTCGAGGCCATTCGTCCGTATCCGGCCCGTACCGGTCCCAAAGGGAATCTGGTCTACAAGCTGCTGACGACGACCGATCACAAGCTGATCGGCATCATGTACGTCGTCACCTGCTTCATCTTTTTCCTGATCGGCGGGTTGCTGGCGCTGCTGATGCGAACGGAGCTGGCCACGCCGGGCCTGCAGTTCTTGTCGAATGAGCAGTTCAACCAGCTGTTCACCATGCACGGCACGGTCATGCTGCTGTTCTATGCGACCCCGATCGTGTTCGGCTTCGCGAACCTGGTGCTTCCGCTGCAGATCGGGGCGCCCGACGTCGCGTTCCCGCGGCTGAACGCCTTTTCGTTCTGGCTGTTCCTGTTCGGCGCCACGCTGGGTATGGCCGGCTTCATCACGCCCGGTGGCGCCGCCGACTTCGGCTGGACCGCCTACACCCCGTTGACCGACGCCATCCACTCACCCGGCGTCGGCGGTGACCTGTGGATCATGGGCATCGCGGTCGGTGGTCTGGGCACCATCCTGGGCGCGGTCAACATGATCACGACCGTCGTGTGCATGCGTGCGCCCGGTATGACGATGTTCCGGATGCCGATCTTCACCTGGAACATCCTGGTCACGTCGATCCTGGTGCTGATCGCGTTCCCGTTGCTGACCGCGGCGCTGTTCGGGCTGGCTGCCGATCGCCACCTGGGCGCCCACATCTACGACCCGGCCAATGGCGGGGTGCTGTTGTGGCAACACCTCTTCTGGTTCTTCGGTCACCCCGAGGTGTACATTCTCGCGCTGCCGTTCTTCGGGGTGGTCTCCGAGATCTTCCCGGTGTTCTCGCGCAAGCCGATCTTCGGCTACACCACGCTGGTCTACGCGACCTTGTCGATCGCGGCCCTGTCCGTTGCCGTGTGGGCGCACCACATGTTCGCCACCGGTGCGGTGCTGCTGCCGTTCTTCTCCTTCATGACCTTCCTCATCGCGGTACCGACCGGGATCAAGTTCTTCAACTGGGTCGGCACCATGTGGAAGGGGCAGTTGACCTTTGAGACGCCGATGCTGTTCTCGGTGGGCTTTGCCGTCACGTTCCTGCTGGGCGGTCTGAGTGGGGTGCTGCTGGCCAGCCCGCCGCTGGACTTCCACGTGACCGACAGCTACTTCGTGGTCGCGCACTTCCACTACGTGCTGTTCGGCACCATCGTGTTCTCCACCTTCGCCGGGATCTACTTCTGGTTCCCCAAGATGACCGGTCGGCTGCTGGACGAGCGGCTGGGCAAGCTGCACTTCTGGTTGACGTTCATCGGGTTCCATACCACGTTCCTGGTGCAGCACTGGCTCGGCGACGAGGGCATGCCTCGCCGGTACGCCGACTACCTGCCCACCGACGGCTTCCAGAGCCTGAACATCGTCTCGACCATCGGGGCGTTCATCCTGGGCGTGGCGATGATCCCGTTCGTGTGGAACGTGTTCAAGAGCTGGCGCTACGGCGAGGTGGTGACCGTCGACGACCCGTGGGGCTACGGCAACTCGCTGGAATGGGCGACCAGCTGCCCGCCGCCGCGGCACAACTTCACCGAGCTGCCCCGCATCCGTTCGGAGCGCCCGGCGTTCGAGTTGCACTACCCGCACATGGTGGAGCGTCTTCGGGCCGAGGCCCACGTGGGTCGTCACCACGACGAGTTGGCCAAGGCAACGTCGAGCTGATGGAAACGCACCGCCTGGGCCGGTGCTCGGCGTGGCTGGGTGGTAATCGCGAGTGAGCGTGCCCGCCAAAGTGTCGGTGTTGATCACTGTCACCGGCATCGACCAGCCGGGTGTGACCTCCGCGCTCTTCGAGGTGCTCTCCAAGCATGGCGTGGAGCTCCTCAACGTCGAACAGGTCGTCATCCGGCGCCGGCTCACGCTGGGAGTGCTGGTGTCCTGCGCACCGGAAGTCGCCGACGGCGCCGCGCTGCGCGAGGACGTCGAAGCCGCCATCCATGAGGTGGGCCTGGACGTAACGGTGGAGCGCAGCGACGACCTACCGGTCATCCGGGAACCGTCGACGCACACCATCTTCGTGCTGGGCCGCCCGGTGACCGCCGGGGCATTCGGTGCGGTGGCCAAAGAGGTGGCGGCGCTGGGCGTCAACATCGACTTCATCCGCGGCATCTCCGACTATCCGGTCACCGGCCTGGAGCTGCGGGTCTCGGTGCCGCCCGGCACCTATCGACCCTTGCAGACGGCCCTGACCAAGGTCGCCGTCGACGAGCGGGTCGATGTCGCCGTCGAAGACTACGGGCTGGCCTGGCGGACCAAGCGACTGATCGTGTTCGATGTCGATTCGACACTGGTTCAGGGTGAGGTCATCGAGATGCTCGCGGCCCGGGCCGGCGCCGAGGGCACCGTGGCGGCGATCACCGAGGCCGCCATGCGCGGGGAACTGGACTTCGCGCAGTCGCTGCAACAGCGGGTGGCCACCCTGGAGGGCTTGCCGGCCACGGTCATCGACGATGTCGCCGCACAACTGCAACTGATGCCCGGCGCGCGCACCACGCTGCGCACCTTGCAGCGGTTGGGTTTTCGCTGCGGCGTGGTCTCCGGTGGGTTCCGCCGGATCATCGAGCCACTGGCGCAAGAGCTGAACCTGGACTTCGTCGCCGCCAACGAGCTGGAGATCATCGACGGCACACTGACCGGCCGGGTCGTCGGCTCCATCGTCGATCGGCCGGGCAAGGCCGCGGCGTTGCGAGAATTCGCCGGGCGCTTCGGCGTTCCGATGGAGCAAACCGTCGCGGTGGGCGACGGAGCCAATGACATCGACATGCTGGCCGCCGCCGGCCTGGGTGTCGCGTTCAACGCCAAGCCGGCCTTGCGCGCCGTGGCCGACGCGTCGTTGAGCCATCCATACCTGGATACCGTGCTGTTTCTGCTGGGGGTGACTCGCGGCGAGATTGAAGCCGCCGACAACGTCGACGGTGTGATGCGCCGCGTCGAGATCCCCGAGGACTAAACCGCCGCGCGCAATCGCGCTGAGCAGACGCAGACTCGCAGCAAAATCACCGATTTTGTGCGAGTCTGCGTCTGCTCGCGGGTGGGGGAGCGGGTAGCGCGCGAGTCTGTCGAACACCTGATAAAGTTTTCAATTGATAAATTCACAGAAACTGAAATTGTGGAATTCTAAGCGAGGTCGGGTGACGGAGCCGCTCTACAAGCTCAAGGCCGAGTTCTTCAAGACGCTGGGGCATCCGGCCCGGGTCAGGATTCTCGAACTGCTCTCCGAGCGGGATCACACGGTAGCCGAGCTGTTGCCCGAGGTGGGCCTGGAGTCGTCCAATCTGTCTCAGCAGCTCGGCGTCCTGCGCCGGGCTGGAGTGGTGAGCGCGACCAAGGATGGCAACACGGTCATCTACTCGATCACTTCGCCATTGATCGCCGAACTGATGGCCGTGGCGCGCCGGGTGTTGACCGGGATGCTCAGCGGTCAGGTCGCCATGCTCGAGGATCTGCGGGCCGGCGTTCCGGGCGCGGACAACTAGCGGGGCGGCGGGCAATGGGTTGGATCGCCAGAATCATGCGACTGGGCCGGGTGGCCGAGAAGCTGGGGGACGAATCCACCCCGGCGGTGGCGGCGCCGGCCGGGTTGCGGGGGTCCCTTCAGGTGCGCCACGTCGATGCCGGGTCCTGCAATGGCTGCGAGGTGGAGATCTCCGGAGCGTTCGGGCCGGTCTATGACGCCGAGCGGTTTGGGGCCCGGCTGGTGGCCTCGCCGCGGCACGCGGATGCGCTGCTGGTCACCGGGGTGGTGACCAGGAACATGGCGCAACCTTTGAAGAACACCTTGGCGGCCACACCCCAACCGCGGGTGGTGATCGCGT is from Mycobacterium marinum and encodes:
- a CDS encoding NADH-quinone oxidoreductase subunit B family protein, with the translated sequence MGWIARIMRLGRVAEKLGDESTPAVAAPAGLRGSLQVRHVDAGSCNGCEVEISGAFGPVYDAERFGARLVASPRHADALLVTGVVTRNMAQPLKNTLAATPQPRVVIACGDCALNRGVFADAYGVVGAVSEVVPVDVEVPGCPPTPDQVVAALRSVTGR
- the ctaD gene encoding cytochrome c oxidase subunit I; its protein translation is MTAEAPPLGELEAIRPYPARTGPKGNLVYKLLTTTDHKLIGIMYVVTCFIFFLIGGLLALLMRTELATPGLQFLSNEQFNQLFTMHGTVMLLFYATPIVFGFANLVLPLQIGAPDVAFPRLNAFSFWLFLFGATLGMAGFITPGGAADFGWTAYTPLTDAIHSPGVGGDLWIMGIAVGGLGTILGAVNMITTVVCMRAPGMTMFRMPIFTWNILVTSILVLIAFPLLTAALFGLAADRHLGAHIYDPANGGVLLWQHLFWFFGHPEVYILALPFFGVVSEIFPVFSRKPIFGYTTLVYATLSIAALSVAVWAHHMFATGAVLLPFFSFMTFLIAVPTGIKFFNWVGTMWKGQLTFETPMLFSVGFAVTFLLGGLSGVLLASPPLDFHVTDSYFVVAHFHYVLFGTIVFSTFAGIYFWFPKMTGRLLDERLGKLHFWLTFIGFHTTFLVQHWLGDEGMPRRYADYLPTDGFQSLNIVSTIGAFILGVAMIPFVWNVFKSWRYGEVVTVDDPWGYGNSLEWATSCPPPRHNFTELPRIRSERPAFELHYPHMVERLRAEAHVGRHHDELAKATSS
- a CDS encoding ArsR/SmtB family transcription factor; its protein translation is MTEPLYKLKAEFFKTLGHPARVRILELLSERDHTVAELLPEVGLESSNLSQQLGVLRRAGVVSATKDGNTVIYSITSPLIAELMAVARRVLTGMLSGQVAMLEDLRAGVPGADN
- the serB gene encoding phosphoserine phosphatase SerB — protein: MPAKVSVLITVTGIDQPGVTSALFEVLSKHGVELLNVEQVVIRRRLTLGVLVSCAPEVADGAALREDVEAAIHEVGLDVTVERSDDLPVIREPSTHTIFVLGRPVTAGAFGAVAKEVAALGVNIDFIRGISDYPVTGLELRVSVPPGTYRPLQTALTKVAVDERVDVAVEDYGLAWRTKRLIVFDVDSTLVQGEVIEMLAARAGAEGTVAAITEAAMRGELDFAQSLQQRVATLEGLPATVIDDVAAQLQLMPGARTTLRTLQRLGFRCGVVSGGFRRIIEPLAQELNLDFVAANELEIIDGTLTGRVVGSIVDRPGKAAALREFAGRFGVPMEQTVAVGDGANDIDMLAAAGLGVAFNAKPALRAVADASLSHPYLDTVLFLLGVTRGEIEAADNVDGVMRRVEIPED